A genomic region of Elaeis guineensis isolate ETL-2024a chromosome 9, EG11, whole genome shotgun sequence contains the following coding sequences:
- the LOC105034202 gene encoding uncharacterized protein codes for MAPHDLRRPFKRPAISDQQRRRELALLRQAQQRSDSHNRARQLASSLLSLPAADQPPSSPEPILEDQPIQIEPASPEPEPEPPEAAPTRDLNVVQASKLRGLEARRWFARQLMLPEWMIDVPPYLDRDWYVFARPAGMRCFVVSSNGTTVSRLRNGSVLHQFPSLLPSGARRKDLSGPAHSYCILDCIFHEPDQTYYVIDMVCWRGYSLYDCTAEFRFFWLNSKLAETGACGPPAAYHKYRFSVIPIYDCDQMGLQAAYAGVVPHVKDGLLFYNKHAHYQTGNTPLALVWKDEFSSQYFLDTDGTGQVPAQQQVVLELQDDGKLTTSDDPPVVFGCMDGEFLQKSNLRPGNLLRFAIGDESARLHDGRLEILDLQFVAKVNPRSRAFADSYSKVFFQYAARHSPLRIEDLIASIQPNLGDNSKTTDVDMDD; via the exons ATGGCTCCGCACGATCTCCGCCGTCCGTTTAAGCGTCCGGCCATCTCCGACCAGCAGCGCCGCCGCGAGTTGGCGCTCCTCCGCCAGGCCCAGCAGCGCTCCGATTCCCACAACCGCGCCCGCCAGCTCgcctcctccctcctctccctccccgccgCCGACCAACCCCCTTCTTCTCCCGAACCGATCCTCGAAGACCAGCCCATCCAAATTGAACCTGCCTCACCGGAGCCCGAACCGGAGccgccggaggcggctccgacgagGGACTTGAACGTGGTCCAGGCATCCAAACTTAGGGGATTGGAGGCCCGCCGGTGGTTTGCTCGCCAGCTTATGCTTCCCGAGTGGATGATCGACGTTCCCCCTTACCTCGATCGCGACTG GTATGTATTTGCAAGGCCTGCTGGTATGCGGTGTTTTGTGGTTTCTTCTAATGGTACAACAGTGAGCAGGCTCCGGAATGGTTCTGTTCTGCATCAATTTCCATCTTTGTTGCCTAGTGGTGCTAGGAGAAAAGACTTGTCAGGTCCTGCACATTCATATTGTATCCTAGATTGCATATTTCATGAG CCTGATCAAACATACTATGTGATTGACATGGTTTGTTGGCGAGGATACTCATTGTATGATTGCACTGCGGAGTTCAGGTTTTTCTGGTTGAATTCTAAGCTTGCGGAAACTGGAGCTTGCGGTCCTCCAGCAGCATATCATAAGTACAGATTTAGTGTAATCCCAATTTATGATTGTGATCAGATGGGTCTACAGGCAGCATATGCAGGCGTTGTGCCTCATGTCAAAGATGGGCTCCTATTTTACAACAA aCATGCTCATTATCAAACCGGCAATACACCTTTGGCACTAGTTTGGAAGGATGAATTCTCTAGCCAGTATTTTCTTGATACAGACGGTACAGGACAAGTTCCAGCTCAGCAGCAG GTTGTCTTGGAGCTACAAGATGATGGAAAATTAACTACATCTGATGACCCTCCTGTTGTGTTTGGTTGCATGGATGGAGAGTTTCTTCAGAAG TCAAATTTACGGCCAGGAAATCTTCTCCGGTTTGCTATTGGAGATGAAAGTGCGAGACTACATGATGGGAGGCTAGAGATACTTGATTTGCAATTTGTAGCGAAGGTTAATCCTCGGTCACGAGCTTTTGCAGATAGCTACTCTAAG GTTTTCTTCCAGTATGCAGCCCGACACTCGCCTCTTCGAATCGAGGATCTGATTGCATCCATCCAGCCGAATCTTGGCGACAACAGCAAAACTACAGATGTTGACATGGATGACTAA